The following proteins are encoded in a genomic region of Diabrotica virgifera virgifera chromosome 1, PGI_DIABVI_V3a:
- the LOC126891121 gene encoding uncharacterized protein LOC126891121: MSSRSRRIMNLLNVSHLPDEWENSCDKDPNVSNEEKENIPLSSTSKRSSRSSSSSSSSSSSVNSSSSSSSSSSSSSRCCSLEQGRFVSHILKGKEIEAQPQSLSSRTTSPSILESVILTPRTPAVHYRISPMNSEESDADISDNDPTYNEHQGRKRSPSSSSSSSDDGTSEVVATSPRRSKKRKADPTKWKQNNQKIKRNAGEQYISTKTRNVVPARQMKSPCNQKCRLKCSENFDEAKRLQHFKCFWALGDLQLQRMFIKARMALVEPKYKYSNAQHPRAPNAAFYLYDDNAKIRVCKTFFINTLGITSKMIRTVRYKTNNCNSVEEDRRGKHNSHRRVDDNLKEDIIRFINLIPRIESHYLRASTSRVFISGSKSITDLFRDFQEKQKNNSRDSGKFHLFYEIFTTHFNLGFFQPKKDQCDLCLQYNNSSADQRLALKVKYDTHLEEKELSRAEKKNDRMTLDKYNLCVCYDVQAIMQSPNGETSSFYYKSKLNSYNFTLTVLNKLPENEDDFKGYGDVHCYFWDETQGKRGAVEIGSCVLDFLKKVCEDAGEHEVNVTFVTDNCCGQNKNKYIASLYMFAVTTIKNLKGITHKFLIKGHTQNEADNVHMLIQKQISRDLKAGPILTPLQYTTAIQRARKTGKPFIVHTLNHNFFYDLKDLQVKWGYNFNVDEEKNTIKIIHYG, translated from the exons atgTCATCACGATCGCGAAGAATTATGAACCTTCTTAATGTTTCACATCTACCTGATGAATGGGAAAACAGTTGCGATAAGGACCCAAAC GTCAGCAATGAAGAAAAAGAGAACATCCCTTTAAGTTCAACATCAAAACGTTCGTCGAGATCGTCATCTAGTAGTTCCAGTTCGTCTTCTAGCGTCAACAGTAGCAGTTCGTCATCTTCTAGCAGCAGCTCTTCCTCTCGATGTTGTTCACTGGAACAAGGACGATTTGTTTCCCATATCTTAAAAGGTAAAGAAATTGAAGCCCAGCCTCAGTCTTTATCATCTAGAACTACTTCACCTTCAATACTAGAATCCGTAATTTTAACACCACGAACTCCAGCTGTACATTACCGTATATCGCCAATGAATTCAGAAGAGAGTGATGCTGATATTAGTGACAATGATCCCACTTATAATGAACATCAAGGTAGAAAACGTTCGCCAAGCTCATCTTCAAGTTCCTCTGATGATGGTACTTCTGAAGTAGTTGCAACATCGCCCAGGAGATCGAAGAAACGTAAAGCTGATCCTACTAAATGGAAGCAAAATAACCAAAAGATAAAACGAAATGCAGGAGAACAATACATTTCTACTAAGACTAGAAACGTTGTTCCTGCGCGGCAAATGAAGAGTCCATGCAATCAGAAATGCAGATTGAAATGCAGCGAAAATTTTGATGAGGCTAAAAGACTTCAACATTTCAAATGTTTTTGGGCACTAGGAGATTTGCAATTACAGCGTATGTTTATAAAAGCAAGAATGGCTTTAGTTGAACCTAAATATAAGTATTCAAACGCTCAACATCCCAGAGCACCAAATGCTGCTTTCTACTTGTACGATGATAACGCCAAAATCAGAGTCtgcaaaacattttttatcaataCGTTGGGAATAACAAGTAAAATGATTCGCACAGTAAGATATAAGACTAACAATTGCAATTCTGTTGAAGAAGATAGAAGAGGCAAACATAATAGTCATAGACGCGTGGATGACAATCTGAAAGAAGATATCATTAGATTTATCAATCTAATACCACGAATTGAATCGCATTATTTAAGAGCGTCGACCTCGAGAGTGTTCATAAGTGGATCGAAAAGTATTACTGACTTGTTTAGAGACTTTCAAGAAAAACAGAAGAATAATTCCCGAGATTCTGGAAagtttcatttgttttatgagaTTTTTACTACCCATTTTAATTTGGGTTTTTTTCAACCCAAGAAAGATCAATGCGATCTTTGTTTACAGTATAACAACTCTTCTGCTGATCAGAGGCTTGCTCTCAAAGTCAAATATGATACTCACCTAGAAGAAAAGGAATTAAGCCGAGCAGAAAAAAAGAATGATAGAATGACTCTTGACAAATATAATTTATGCGTTTGCTACGATGTTCAAGCGATAATGCAAAGTCCCAATGGAGAAACATCATCGTTTTATTATAAATCCAAATTGAATAGCTACAACTTTACTTTGACTGTGTTAAATAAATTACCAGAGAATGAAGACGATTTTAAAGGCTATGGTGACGTGCATTGCTATTTCTGGGATGAGACCCAAGGAAAAAGAGGTGCAGTGGAGATTGGAAGTTGCgttttagattttttaaagaagGTTTGTGAGGATGCAGGTGAACATGAAGTTAACGTAACATTTGTAACAGATAATTGTTGTggccaaaacaaaaataaatacatagCTTCTTTATACATGTTTGCAGTCACTACTATAAAAAACTTAAAGGGCATAACTCACAAATTCCTTATAAAAGGTCATACGCAAAATGAAGCCGACAATGTACACATGCTGATACAGAAACAAATATCAAGAGATTTAAAAGCTGGTCCAATCTTAACACCACTTCAATACACCACCGCAATTCAGAGAGCTAGGAAAACGGGGAAACCTTTTATCGTTCATACTTTGAATCATAATTTCTTTTACGACTTGAAAGATTTACAAGTCAAGTGGGGATATAATTTCAACGTTGACGAAGAGAAGAATACCATC